In the genome of Bacteroides mediterraneensis, the window CTTGCCAATCTGTGGTGATTCCAATAACTCGGAAGGGTCTTGTGCGATGTAATCGTCGAGCACCAGAAAACGGAAAAAAGAGCGGATGCCCGACAGGATTCGGGCTTGCGAGCGGGGGTGGATGCCGATGTCGCGAAGTCCGGCCGAAAAGGTTTCCAGGTTTTCCAGTGTCACGTCGGTGAAGTCGATGCCTTCCAGCTCCAGAAAGGCCAGCAGTTTGTCCAAATCCGTGAGGTAAGCTTCTACGGTGTTGGCAGAGAGCGACTTTTCCAGCTTCAAGTATTGCTTATACTTTATTATTATGTTTTTTTTATCGGCCTTTTTCATTTCTTTTTCGTATCTTTGCGCCAAATTCTTCTACAAAAGTATTAAAAGTTCAGCAGAAGTAAACAGATGAAAATACAAATAATCAATGGCCCGAACATTAATCTGTTAGGCAAACGGGAACCTTCCATTTATGGAGCCGAATCTTTTGAAAGTTATTTGGAAAAATTGAAAGAACGGTATCCGTCGATTGAGTTTGCGTATTACCAGTCGAATGTAGAAGGGGAACTGATCAACAAAATTCATGAAGTAGGCTTTTCATACGACGGTATAGTGCTGAATGCAGGTGCCTACACCCATACTTCCATCGCTTTGCAGGATGCCATCCGTGCCGTGACCACTCCAGTCGTGGAGGTTCACATCTCGAATGTGCACAAACGGGAAGAGTTTCGTCATAAATCCATGATTTCCTGTGCCTGTGTAGGCGTTATCTGCGGATTCGGCCTGGATTCCTATCGTCTGGCCGTAGAATCCTTTTTAGTAGACAACAACAAATTATAGTATATTTATTATGATGCTTAAACAAACAAAGATCGTTGCGTCCATCTCGGACTTGCGCTGCGAAGTAGATTTTATCAGAGACCTTTTTAATGCAGGTATGAACGTGGTACGTATGAACACCGCACATGCCAGCCGTGAAGGTTTCGAAAAGTTGATTAATAATGTGCGTACCGTTTCCAACCGTATCGGTATCCTGATGGATACAAAGGGACCGGAAGTACGTACTACGGCCAGTGCAGAAGGCCCGATTGATTTCAAGACCGGTGAAAAAGTACGTATTGTAGGCAATCCGGAACAGGAAACCACTCATGAGTGCATTTCGGTGACTTATCCGGGATTTGTACACGATTTGTCTGTGGGCGCTGACGTGCTGATGGACGACGGCGAACTGGAACTGAAGGTCATCGACAAAAACGAAGATACGCTTTTCTGTGAAGTCTGCAACGACGCGACTTTGGGAAGCCGCAAGAGTGTGAATGTGCCGGGCGTGCGCATCAACCTGCCTTCTCTGACAGAAAAAGACCGCAACAATATCCTTTATGCCATCGAAAAGGACATCGACTTCATCGCTCACTCTTTCGTGCGCAACCGTCAGGATGTATTGGACATCCGTGAGATTCTGGATGCACACCACAGCGACATCAAGATTATCGCCAAGATTGAGAACCAGGAAGGTGTGGACAACATCGACGAAATCCTGGAAGTGGCCGACGGTGTGATGGTAGCCCGTGGCGACCTGGGTATCGAAGTGCCGCAGGAACGTATCCCGGGTATCCAGCGTATCCTGATTAAGAAATGTATCCTGGCCAAGAAGCCGGTTATCGTGGCTACGCAGATGCTGCACACGATGATTAACAACCCGCGTCCGACCCGTGCCGAGGTAACCGATATCGCCAATGCCATCTACTACCGTACCGATGCCCTGATGCTGAGTGGTGAAACAGCTTACGGTAAGTATCCGGTAGAAGCCGTGAAGACCATGGCGAAGATTGCGGCTCAGGCAGAAAAGGACAAGATGGAAGAAAACGATATTCCTATTCCTTTGACTCCGGCCAATACCGATGTGACGAGCTTCCTGGCCAAGCAGGCGGTACGTGCTACGAACCTGATGCCGATTCGTGCCATCATTACCGACAGCTTCAGCGGTCTGACTGCCCGCAACCTGGCTGCGTTCCGCGGCAAATATCCGGTGCTGGCCATCTGCTACAAAGAAAAGACCATGCGTCACCTGGCGCTGTCATACGGTGTGGAAGCAATCTATATGCCGGAAAAGGCCAACGGACAGGAATACTACTTCACTGCCCTGCGCAAGCTGATTAACGACGGTGTGCTGGCCGAAAATGAAATGGTGGCTTACTTGAGCGGTGGCAAACAGGGAACTCATACTTCTTTCCTGGAAATCAATCAGGTGGGCGACGTGCTGAAAAGCGAAGAAGAATACGTGTTGCCCAACCGTAACCGTTACTTGTAATCATGAAAGAGACAGACGCGCTCGATGAATACATTCTTCAGCATATCGACGAAGAAAGTGACTACCTGAAAGCGCTGTACCGGGCGACGCACGTGAAACTCCTGCGTCCCCGTATGGCTTCGGGCCACTTGCAGGGAAGAATGCTGAAGATGTTCGTGCAGATGATACGTCCGAAGCAGGTGCTTGAGATAGGTACTTACAGCGGATATTCTGCGCTTTGTCTGGCAGAAGGTCTGGAAGACGGAGCAATGCTCCACACTTTCGAGATCAACGACGAGCAGGAAGACTTCACCCGTCCATGGCTGGAAAATTCTCCGTATGCCGATAAAATCCGGTTTTATATCGGAGATGCCTTGCAGATGGTGCCCGATATGGACGTTGTGTTCGACTTGGCCTTTGTCGACGGAAACAAGCGTTTCTATGTGGAATACTACGAGATGATTCTGCAGAAGATGCATTCCGGCGGCTACATCATTGCCGACAACACCCTGTGGGACGGGCATGTGCTCGAAGAACCGCACCACACCGACACGCAGACCATCGGCATCAAGAAATTCAACGACCTGGTGGCTGCCGACCCACGGGTGGAGAAAGTCATCCTGCCCTTGCGCGACGGTCTGACTATCATACGTAAAAAATAAAGAAGTAATATGGAAACAACCAGACAAAACAAGATTGCCCGCCTCATTCAGAAGGAACTGAGCGAGATTTTCCTTTTGCAGACCAAGTCCATGCCGGGCGTGCTGGTTTCGGTCAGCATTGTCCGCATCAGTCCCGATATGAGTTACGCGCGTGTATATCTGAGCGTCTTCCCTTCGGAGAGAAGTGAAGAAATCGTGAAGAACATCAATGCCAACATGAAGTCCATCCGCTTTGAACTCGGCAACCGGGTGCGCCATCAGCTGCGTATCATTCCGGAACTGAAGTTCTTTGTGGACGATTCGCTGGATTACGCGGAGAAGATTGACGAATTGTTGAAGAAATAACCACATGTAAAAGACCAGTAAGAACTCACAGAAGAGGAGGGCTTTGTTCCCGGGGCTTCTGTGGGTTTTTATTTATCTATCTGAATATATAAATAAGGTATAACGGTGAATTTCCCTTTTTACATAGCCCGGCGCTATTTGTTTTCCAAGAAGTCACACAATGCCATCAATGTGATTTCCGGTATTTCGGTATGCGGAGTGGCGCTTGCCACTCTGGCCTTGGTGTGTACCTTGTCCGTGTTCAACGGTTTTCAGGACCTGGTTTCCAATCTGTTTACGGCTTTCGACCCGGAGCTGAAGGTGGTGCCGGCTGCCGGAAAGGTGTTCGACGGGCAGGACAAGTCCATTATGGCCATCCGGAAAATGCCCGAAGTGGCCTTGGTGTGCGAGTCGCTGGAAGACAATGCCCTGGTGCAGTATCAGGGGCGGCAGGCCATGGCCGTGGTCAAGGGAGTGGAAGACAATTTCACCGAGCTGACTCCGATTGATACCATCCTTTTTGGAAAAGGAGACCTGCTGCTTCACGACGAGGTGGCAGACTATGCCATTCCCGGCGTGCAGTTGCTGGCCAATCTGGGTACCGGTATCCGTTTCCTCGACCCGCTGGAGGTGTATGCCCCCAAGCGTGGGGCCAAGGTGAACATGGCCAATCCGGCTGCCTCCTTCACCGGGGGCAACCTGTTTTCTTCCGGACTGGTGTTTGCCGTCAATCAGGAGAAATACGACGGTTCCTACATCCTAACCTCGCTGAAGTTTGCCCGCAAGCTGTTTCAGTACACCACCGAGGTCAGTGCCGTCAACCTGAAGCTGAAGCCGGGCACCGACGTGGATGCCTTCAAGCGTAAGCTGGGAACACAGTTGGGTGAACGTTTCCGCGTGCTCGACCGCTACGAACAGCAGGCCGATACGTTCCGCATCATGAAAATCGAGAAGTTCATTTCCTATCTCTTTCTCACCTTTATCCTGATGATTGCCTGTTTCAATGTCATCGGTTCCCTGTCCATGCTCATCATCGACAAGCGTGACGATGTGACTACCTTACGCAATCTGGGAGCCAACGACCGGCAGATTGTGCGTATCTTTCTCTTCGAGGGGCGCCTGATATCGTTCATTGGTGCAGTGGCAGGTATCGTGCTGGGCGTATTGCTCTGCTGGTTGCAAGAGACCTTCGGGTTGATTTCACTGGGGGCTTCCGGCAGTTTCATTGTCGATGCCTATCCGGTCAGCGTGCACTGGCAGGACGTGGTGCTGGTGTTTGTCACCGTGCTGGCGGTAGGTTTTCTGTCGGTGTGGTATCCGGTGCGCTACCTGAGCCGCCGTCTGCTGTCGAAATAAGTTGTCCGGTGGGGAGCACGTAGATTTTGTGGGGTGCTCTTCCCTGGGTGTCCAGTTTCTTTTCCTTTACCCATTTGCTCAGGTCTTTCCAGGCCTTCGACTTCTGTAGCCCGGTCAGTTCTCCGTATTTTGTACGTGTGATGAACGGGTATTGTGTCAGGTATTCCATGACCAGGTCCAGTCGTTCCTGTTCCGTGTAGCGTGCAGAACTTTGCTGAAACTTCCATTCGGCTTTGGCCCGTGAGAGCTGTTGTCCGCGGCATCGCTGGTTGAAACTCTTGGCCGTGCGGAACCTCACCTTGTCGAAGCAGATGTTCTGCGCGTGTATTCCGTTTTCATCTGTCACTTCCTTTTCCGCTTTCAGGTTGGCTACGGCGTAGGCCATGTGTCCTATTTCCACGGACTCCCCACGGGCGATGTAGTAAGCCGTCCATTTTTCCACTTCCTCCATCACCCCGATGACCGTGCCTTCCTTGAATCCGGAAGAACGGGCTATCTGCCGGATGATTTCACTGAAGGGTACAGCCCCTCTGGTCACGAGTTTCGGATAAAGCTTCGGGTTCTTGTCTTCGTTTTTTGTTCCCGGTACGGGAAGAAAATCATATTGTGCTTCCATGGTTTTGATGATATGTATAATTGTTTTTTATGTTTTCGCAGGCGGAAACGTATGGTTCCCGCACGGAAGACATACGTTTCTCTTGTGGAAAACGTACGTTTCCTTGGTGGGAAACATCAAAATTTCCAGTGCGAATATAAGAAGATGTGCCGGGGCTTTGTAGACTTATGTAGACCTCTGTAGACTTATGTAGACTTAATGTTGTAATTTTATGCAGAACTGGTGAGATTTTGAAGCAGGACGAGGTAGGCTGGTTTAATAAACAGTTATCTTTGTCATATCAAAAAATGTCAGGATTTATGAAAAGCATATTTATTTATATTGTTCTTGCTGTTTTATCGGTCTTATTTTATGATTGTAGTTTCAGTGTTGGAAACAAGTATCAGCGTTATGCTGACTTTCCAGTGAATAGGAAGCTTGTAGTGGCAGAAGAGATAGATTGCGACGATATTTTTTTGCGCTATCCTTACCGGGTGGAAATAATGGATAGTCTTGCGGTTGTTCTCGACCTGCATCCTGACAGTTGCTTTCTCCATGCATTCACCTATCCGGAGTGGAGATATGTCACTTCATTTGGTAGGCGCGGAGAAGGACCGGAAGAGATACTTTCTGCCGAACGCGTTAGAATCTGTTCTCCTGACTCCGTTTGGGTTCTTGACTCTAACCGTCGTCAGATAACACGCTGGCGAATATCAAATTGTAATGCGGAACGCGCGGAAGAAATATCTTTGGATGACAGACTCATACGTACTTTGGACTTCTGCAAGACTGCTGATGGATTTCTGGTAACAGATTATACTGGCAATTACCGTTATCATGTACTTGACCAACATGGGAAAATCATTCAAAGTGTTGGCCATGTACCGAGTGAAAAGGATGTTGATGATTCCGATAAGCCAGCTCTATCTCAGGCATGGCGCAGTTTTATGGATTATAATCCGAAGAATGGTGTGCTAGCAATTGTAACACAACTTGGTGAGGTTGTCGAGTTGTTTAATCTAAAGACCGGAGAGCACAAGGTCTATTATGGTCCGGGAGGTGAGCCAGTGTTTTCCGTCTTAGCTAGTGAAGCCATGCCAAAAGGTATTAAAGGCTTTAATGATGTGGTGGTTTCAGATTCATGTATATATGCTATTTTTGATGGTACACCATTCAAAGACCGTATCAATTCGTTGCGATCAGGCAGGAAACTTTCAGCCGGAGGTAATAATATTTATGTATTCGGCCTTGATGGCTATCCACTGAAAAAAATGTCAACAGAATGTTCAGCTTTTGGTATTGAGTTTATAAGAGGTAATATCTATATTGTAGGCAATGATAAAGATATTCCTTTGTATTCATATAAATGTCCATAAAATTGCAGATGAAGATAAAGAGACATAAATAACTTCTCTTCGGCCTTTCTTACAATAAGAGTTTTTGATGTATACTGTTACAATTCATAGGGAGAACATTTATTAAGAGCCTTATCTGATATTTCTAAGAATATCAGATAAGGCTCTGTAATTCGTATGAAAATTTACTGAGTTGGATAGAGTTATCCTGACTTTTATTGGCATGAATCATAATTAAAGACTAATTTGTAACCTTTTCCTCTAATGGATACAACATTGATGTCCAAAATTGCGATACATTCTTTTAGTGATTTAATTAAGTGATAAGCCCGATCTTTTGTTTCTACACTTTCTACTTTTTCATATAGTTTGGATATGTCAGCATGTGATAAGAAGAAATCCTCCTTTGAAATAAACTTACGGAAAATTTTTATATTATAGCCGCTTAGAATAACTTGTGTGTTGTTGTATCTTAAAGTATTGTGATTATTGTCCCAGTAATATCCTTCATGAATCTCAATCCATTTAGTTGATTGGTATTTTCTTTGTTTTATAAGGTTTCCATCCTCATTATTTATCCCTTTTGAGAGATTTTCTTTTTTGTTTCTATTATTATAGATTATGTAGCAGGTTATCGGAATGAGCATTACAGCAAATAGAATATATGTATTTATATTATTCAGTAAAAGTACATACGCTGGGGTATATATATAAGCCTGTAATATTATATCAGATTTGTTGTTATAGTCTTTTCTAAATTTATATTCCTGTACAAGTGTAGCTTTACTGATAAACTTTTCATCGCGTGAATTATACTTTTTCCCGTTGTATGAATATCCAATGGCTGTATTAGTGTATTTGTTTATTTTATGCATTTCATCTCTGAACAAACTGTCTAAATGATTTCTTTCTGAGTCTTTTGCAATAAAATAGGCCTGATCACTCCAGTTTTTCTTTTCTTCACCTCTTATTTCATTTGGAGAATTCTTTTGATGATACTGTACGTTAATCTGTGAGATATACAGATCCTTCTCCTTGTTGATGGCATTTGCGAAAGCATTTTTAGCGCTTTCGGTAATATTTATCTTTTTTGTATTGAAATTTACGCAGATTACAATAATTGTTATTAGTGCGTATATAATATATGCAAAGATACGTTTTGGTTTAGTCCATTTCATGATTTGAGTCTTGTTTTCTGAAAATAATCTGAAACAAATTAGAAATCTTCCTGAAATTATATATAGTTAAATGCCTGATAAACAGAATAATGTGATTTTCTTCAGAAAATTTTCAGCGTTTTTTTATTATTTATTACCTAACTTTATCGCAAAAATAAAAAAAACTGAAAAGTTATGAAAGCATTATTATTTTTAATTTTAGTAGTATTATGTGCCTGTTTTGATTCGCAGCAAGGTAATGAATTGAAGTCATTAGAAATGGACCAACTTTTATTGAATAATGTAGAAGCATTGGCTAATGATGAAGGGGTTAATTATTTTTGTTATGGTGAAGGTGACATTGATTGTCATGGTATGAAAGTTGAATTTAAAGTAGAAGGTTTGAGTTTAGATTATTAACCGTACTAAAATCATAATTTCAAACTGTAAATGAGAAATCTTATTTTTATCATATTTTCTTCTTTGTTTCTTTTTTCTTGCACAGATGATAAGAAACATGATATTGAAGTTTTGGTTAAGGAATGGAATAGCAAGGAAATTCGTTTCCCCGAAAATCCTGTATTTACGCGCTACGTAACAGATACGATTCCTTATAGGATTCCCAGGACCGACTACAAGGTAGTGGTTTTTGTTGACTCTGTAGGATGTATCAGTTGCAAGCTTCAACTACCAAGATGGAAGGAGTTCATGCATGAGGTGGATTCACTTAGTGGCGGAAATGTCCCATTTATATTCTTCTTCCAGACAAAGAATGTACGTGAATTGAGATACATCTTGAGGCGCGACAATTTTTCGCATCCTGTATGTATAGATACGGAAGACAGTTTCTATAAACTGAACCGGTTTCCCGGGGAAATAATGTTCCAGACATTTCTGGTTGACTCTGAAAACCGTGTGAAGGTAATAGGGAACCCCATCCACAATCTGCCTGTAAAGGACCTTTACTTCAAGGAAATAGCGGGAATTGAAGCAGTTTCAATGCCGGTCACCACGATTCAGGCAGATTCTACGGAATATCACTATGGTGTGGTAGGAGAAAACATGACTGTAAGCAGGAAGATTATCCTGAAGAACACAGGAAATGAAGTGTTCAGAATAAAGGGAACAACAACATCATGCGACTGCATGACTGCGGAATACGACTGGGATGAGATTCCACCCGGAGGAAAAGCTGCGATGACGGTTGAATACAAGGCAGAAGAACCGGGTGATTTCTGGCGAACCATAACGATATATGGCAATATCCCCGAGAAATCCTTTACTTTGGACTTTTGGGGTACTGTTAGGAAGTGAGAGATAAAAAAAGAGTGGAGATATGAATTACCTGTCTACAAACAATGAATATCATATTCCACTCCATGTTAAACCCATCCGATCGAAGAAAGGAGGTGTTACCGATGCAAAGGTACTAATAATCAAACAGACTTACAAATCAAAGGTTTGGACATGAAATCAAACAATCATTATGTTAATTCTAAACGTTAAAACAATGAGAACAAAAACTATAAAAGCCGGCATTGTAGCCGCATTTGCATTGATTGCAGGATATACTGTATATAATTCACAGAAAGAGGTCGCTCTGTCAGACATTGCCATGGAAAATGTAGAAGCATTAGCTGTTAGAGAAAGCAATAGAGGGTGTACAGCTGACCGAAATGCTATCTGTGAAACAAGTCATAATGATTATCCTGAATACAGAAATAATTAAACATTAAATTCCACATTCCCCTTTTTCTCTTAGGAGGAAAAAGGGGAATAAAAACAATATTTTGATTATTTATGAAGCCTATTTTTTTCATTTTTGTTTTATTTCTAACCATATCATGCGTAGAGAAAAAAAAATATTCAAGTGCCAAATATTTATACCCAACAGACAGCTTGCAAGTAGAAGTAGGTTCACCTTCATTAATAAAAATAGCAGGCAATCAACTATTCACAGACAAATCTTTTGCTGATTCTTTTAACATAGATGTTATAGACATAGAACATGATTCCATAATGTATTCATTTGCCAAAAAAGGACAAGGGCCCAATGAGTTCCTACAAATAACCAGTATGGATATTTTTAGAGAAAACCAAAACTGGTATATTGCATTATTTGATAATCTCCTGCGAAAACTTGTAGTCTACTCTATTGATAGTTTAAATTATCACAAAGGGCAATGCCCACCAGTGTGCGAAAAAGAATTACCTGTAAACAGTCGTTTTTTGGAAATATACAAAATACAGAACGGATATATAGCTACTGGAAGGACCGAAAGAAAATATACCTTACTAGATAAGGATATGAAATGTCTCAGCACTTTTGGAAACTATCTAACTTGTGACAACAAAGACACGGATTACATGTCCCTATCAAAAGCCAATTACGGACGTCTATATTTGTCAAGCGACAAGACCTCAGTAGCCAGTGTTGTCTTCATGTCTGGAACCTTATCCGTTCTCACCCTGCACAATCAGCAACTTACCCCTGCATGGAGTTATGAAGCTTCAGGATTCGAGTACGCTGTAAACGGACGTAATTTAAAACAACTTAGTCCCACCGGATATCTGGCTGCAGGATTTACAAAGGAAAAAGTAGTAGGTCTCTATTCAGGAGAAGAAAAAAATGGAAAGACAAACTATGGAAATGAATTTCATATTTTCAGTACACAAGGAGAACTGCTGAACAAATACAAGATATCATCCCAGCTGTATAACTTCTGTATCTCAGAAAAAGACGGTCTGATTTATGCTATATCCTATGAGAATGATCCAAAGATTATTATTTATAAACTTTAGTAATTCACTGCTTCCGGAGAAGTTTTACCACAGCTTAAGCTGCCTAAGGCCATCACCCTCCGGAGTATTAGCTGTGAGGTCTGTTTGATTAAATATATACTTGATGTCGCCTATTTTGAAATGAAATGAAGATTTGGCTTCAACATATAGTGTTTCTTCGTAATGATAAGCAGAAGATAGTCACAGATAGCTATCCATATCTGTGTGTGCACGCATTCTGGGTGGTTTCATAGAATGTCTTTATGTGCAGATGCTGCTCATCCATTTAAAGAACAATTTAATTTGCCATATCTTCCTTTACAATTCGGCAATGGTCAAGTCATCAAGCTTGAA includes:
- a CDS encoding NVEALA domain-containing protein; translated protein: MKALLFLILVVLCACFDSQQGNELKSLEMDQLLLNNVEALANDEGVNYFCYGEGDIDCHGMKVEFKVEGLSLDY
- a CDS encoding BF3164 family lipoprotein, whose product is MKSIFIYIVLAVLSVLFYDCSFSVGNKYQRYADFPVNRKLVVAEEIDCDDIFLRYPYRVEIMDSLAVVLDLHPDSCFLHAFTYPEWRYVTSFGRRGEGPEEILSAERVRICSPDSVWVLDSNRRQITRWRISNCNAERAEEISLDDRLIRTLDFCKTADGFLVTDYTGNYRYHVLDQHGKIIQSVGHVPSEKDVDDSDKPALSQAWRSFMDYNPKNGVLAIVTQLGEVVELFNLKTGEHKVYYGPGGEPVFSVLASEAMPKGIKGFNDVVVSDSCIYAIFDGTPFKDRINSLRSGRKLSAGGNNIYVFGLDGYPLKKMSTECSAFGIEFIRGNIYIVGNDKDIPLYSYKCP
- a CDS encoding NVEALA domain-containing protein translates to MRTKTIKAGIVAAFALIAGYTVYNSQKEVALSDIAMENVEALAVRESNRGCTADRNAICETSHNDYPEYRNN
- a CDS encoding BF3164 family lipoprotein, with the translated sequence MKPIFFIFVLFLTISCVEKKKYSSAKYLYPTDSLQVEVGSPSLIKIAGNQLFTDKSFADSFNIDVIDIEHDSIMYSFAKKGQGPNEFLQITSMDIFRENQNWYIALFDNLLRKLVVYSIDSLNYHKGQCPPVCEKELPVNSRFLEIYKIQNGYIATGRTERKYTLLDKDMKCLSTFGNYLTCDNKDTDYMSLSKANYGRLYLSSDKTSVASVVFMSGTLSVLTLHNQQLTPAWSYEASGFEYAVNGRNLKQLSPTGYLAAGFTKEKVVGLYSGEEKNGKTNYGNEFHIFSTQGELLNKYKISSQLYNFCISEKDGLIYAISYENDPKIIIYKL
- the aroQ gene encoding type II 3-dehydroquinate dehydratase — translated: MKIQIINGPNINLLGKREPSIYGAESFESYLEKLKERYPSIEFAYYQSNVEGELINKIHEVGFSYDGIVLNAGAYTHTSIALQDAIRAVTTPVVEVHISNVHKREEFRHKSMISCACVGVICGFGLDSYRLAVESFLVDNNKL
- a CDS encoding DUF1573 domain-containing protein, producing MVKEWNSKEIRFPENPVFTRYVTDTIPYRIPRTDYKVVVFVDSVGCISCKLQLPRWKEFMHEVDSLSGGNVPFIFFFQTKNVRELRYILRRDNFSHPVCIDTEDSFYKLNRFPGEIMFQTFLVDSENRVKVIGNPIHNLPVKDLYFKEIAGIEAVSMPVTTIQADSTEYHYGVVGENMTVSRKIILKNTGNEVFRIKGTTTSCDCMTAEYDWDEIPPGGKAAMTVEYKAEEPGDFWRTITIYGNIPEKSFTLDFWGTVRK
- the rbfA gene encoding 30S ribosome-binding factor RbfA: METTRQNKIARLIQKELSEIFLLQTKSMPGVLVSVSIVRISPDMSYARVYLSVFPSERSEEIVKNINANMKSIRFELGNRVRHQLRIIPELKFFVDDSLDYAEKIDELLKK
- the pyk gene encoding pyruvate kinase codes for the protein MMLKQTKIVASISDLRCEVDFIRDLFNAGMNVVRMNTAHASREGFEKLINNVRTVSNRIGILMDTKGPEVRTTASAEGPIDFKTGEKVRIVGNPEQETTHECISVTYPGFVHDLSVGADVLMDDGELELKVIDKNEDTLFCEVCNDATLGSRKSVNVPGVRINLPSLTEKDRNNILYAIEKDIDFIAHSFVRNRQDVLDIREILDAHHSDIKIIAKIENQEGVDNIDEILEVADGVMVARGDLGIEVPQERIPGIQRILIKKCILAKKPVIVATQMLHTMINNPRPTRAEVTDIANAIYYRTDALMLSGETAYGKYPVEAVKTMAKIAAQAEKDKMEENDIPIPLTPANTDVTSFLAKQAVRATNLMPIRAIITDSFSGLTARNLAAFRGKYPVLAICYKEKTMRHLALSYGVEAIYMPEKANGQEYYFTALRKLINDGVLAENEMVAYLSGGKQGTHTSFLEINQVGDVLKSEEEYVLPNRNRYL
- a CDS encoding FtsX-like permease family protein, giving the protein MNFPFYIARRYLFSKKSHNAINVISGISVCGVALATLALVCTLSVFNGFQDLVSNLFTAFDPELKVVPAAGKVFDGQDKSIMAIRKMPEVALVCESLEDNALVQYQGRQAMAVVKGVEDNFTELTPIDTILFGKGDLLLHDEVADYAIPGVQLLANLGTGIRFLDPLEVYAPKRGAKVNMANPAASFTGGNLFSSGLVFAVNQEKYDGSYILTSLKFARKLFQYTTEVSAVNLKLKPGTDVDAFKRKLGTQLGERFRVLDRYEQQADTFRIMKIEKFISYLFLTFILMIACFNVIGSLSMLIIDKRDDVTTLRNLGANDRQIVRIFLFEGRLISFIGAVAGIVLGVLLCWLQETFGLISLGASGSFIVDAYPVSVHWQDVVLVFVTVLAVGFLSVWYPVRYLSRRLLSK
- a CDS encoding O-methyltransferase codes for the protein MKETDALDEYILQHIDEESDYLKALYRATHVKLLRPRMASGHLQGRMLKMFVQMIRPKQVLEIGTYSGYSALCLAEGLEDGAMLHTFEINDEQEDFTRPWLENSPYADKIRFYIGDALQMVPDMDVVFDLAFVDGNKRFYVEYYEMILQKMHSGGYIIADNTLWDGHVLEEPHHTDTQTIGIKKFNDLVAADPRVEKVILPLRDGLTIIRKK